A window of Fragaria vesca subsp. vesca linkage group LG7, FraVesHawaii_1.0, whole genome shotgun sequence contains these coding sequences:
- the LOC101305227 gene encoding UPF0481 protein At3g47200-like yields MSTENDTEVIVIVNDGAAPNDTENASAPNDTENASIPLETSIREKLQKLPPLSPSCFIYRVPERFWLRNNPKIYTPEVVSIGPLHHGRETLQDMEEHKYRYLQQFLDRTEENFLECYIQKIRDQEADLRSYYAENIKFCSDDFVTIMLVDAAFIIELFLNYYFNIDDSTDRIMSAPFLINDISSDLLLLENQLPFFILEDLFGLEEVNRNSNSGVNGEVSFIQLFCKFFEQELGAVGADCNLETVNFSEVEGAHFLDIIRNLCMPRQPLVRCTRNEGTPIAPSITELHQAGVKFEVGSTRHLFGIRFNNGILQIPKIEISACMADTLRNIAVFEQCHYLNSRITDYLDLMNCFVNTAKDVELLAEYGIVTNYLADNSEACSLINNLGKGFRWDPKDFCFTPLYEDLHRHCKKPWNKWKANLRQNYLNTPWAVVSVVAAVFLIILTLTQTVCALISL; encoded by the coding sequence ATGAGCACAGAAAATGACACAGAAGTCATAGTCATAGTCAACGATGGAGCCGCTCCAAATGACACAGAAAATGCGTCCGCTCCAAATGACACAGAAAATGCGTCCATTCCATTAGAAACTTCAATAAGAGAGAAGCTGCAAAAGTTGCCTCCTCTGTCTCCGTCATGTTTTATATACAGAGTTCCAGAGAGGTTTTGGCTTCGAAATAATCCAAAAATCTACACACCTGAAGTAGTCTCTATAGGTCCATTACACCATGGCAGGGAAACATTACAAGACATGGAAGAGCACAAATACAGGTACCTACAACAATTTCTAGATCGCACCGAGGAAAACTTTTTAGAGTGTTATATACAAAAAATAAGGGACCAAGAAGCAGATCTGCGTAGTTATTATGCAGAAAATATAAAATTTTGCAGTGATGACTTCGTAACTATCATGCTTGTGGATGCTGCATTCATCATTGAGCTCTTTTTGAACTACTATTTCAACATAGATGATAGCACAGACCGGATAATGAGCGCACCATTTCTGATAAATGACATCAGTTCTGATTTGCTTTTGCTTGAAAATCAACTTCCATTTTTCATTCTTGAGGATCTTTTCGGTCTTGAAGAAGTTAACAGAAATTCAAATTCTGGTGTGAATGGGGAGGTGTCATTTATTCAACTTTTTTGCAAATTCTTTGAACAAGAATTAGGCGCAGTTGGAGCGGACTGCAATTTGGAGACGGTAAATTTTTCTGAAGTAGAAGGAGCACATTTTCTTGATATTATAAGAAACTTATGTATGCCACGGCAACCTCTAGTTCGATGCACACGCAACGAGGGCACCCCTATAGCACCAAGCATCACAGAGCTACACCAAGCTGGAGTCAAGTTTGAAGTGGGATCAACCAGACACTTATTTGGCATACGATTTAATAATGGAATTCTGCAAATCCCAAAAATTGAAATTTCTGCTTGTATGGCGGATACATTGAGAAATATTGCTGTGTTTGAACAATGTCATTACTTGAATAGCAGGATAACTGATTATCTTGACCTCATGAATTGTTTTGTGAACACTGCCAAGGATGTGGAGTTGCTTGCCGAGTACGGAATTGTTACAAATTATTTAGCTGACAACAGTGAGGCGTGTTCTCTGATTAATAACCTTGGCAAGGGGTTTAGATGGGATCCCAAAGACTTCTGCTTCACTCCTCTATATGAAGACCTACACAGGCACTGTAAAAAGCCCTGGAACAAATGGAAGGCAAATTTGAGGCAAAATTACTTGAACACGCCATGGGCAGTTGTTTCTGTTGTTGCAGCTGTTTTTCTAATCATACTTACTCTCACACAAACGGTGTGTGCTCTTATCTCTCTCTGA